A window of the Tenebrio molitor chromosome 1, icTenMoli1.1, whole genome shotgun sequence genome harbors these coding sequences:
- the LOC138128647 gene encoding uncharacterized protein isoform X1, with amino-acid sequence MGKQSCYLCLIHNSLKLQESWLNPPVFHGFPANVETRLHWTKICGLNEDVDNVTNLKICSKHFTAGDYVNINDHKFGGRRRLKSSAVPIAYNVASNEATANEQDMELELPVTPTLHEQDIKLEFPVTPTLHEQDIKLEFPVTPILHEQDIKLERPVTPLCIKRGKFVKTPRYIGDIASLHVATPRRTQAVLKMVKDKFKKHESTIKVLKQKNRRLLKKISTLEQLVTCLKRKNLISAEAEESLLNGATPVVRELFENNLRKKRRKQYSPEIR; translated from the exons ATGGGCAAACAGTCATGTTATTTGTGTTTGATTCACAACTCATTAAAACTTCAAGAATCATGGCTTAATCCACCAGTGTTCCATGG GTTCCCTGCAAATGTTGAAACTCGTTTACATTGGACAAAAATTTGTGGGTTAAatgaagatgtggataatgttACAAACCTAAAAATCTGCTCAAAACATTTCACAGCAGGAGATTATGTTAATATAAACGATCACAAATTTGGAGGTAGGAGGCGATTGAAGTCTTCAGCTGTTCCAATTGCATACAATGTTGCTTCAAATGAAGCAACAGCAA ATGAACAAGACATGGAATTAGAACTTCCTGTTACACCCACCTTACATGAGCAAGACATTAAATTAGAATTTCCTGTTACACCTACCTTACATGAACAAGACATTAAATTAGAATTTCCTGTTACACCTATCTTACATGAACAAGACATTAAATTAGAACGTCCTGTTACACCATTATGTATCAAGCgaggaaaatttgtaaagactCCTAGGTACATTGGTGATATAGCATCACTACATGTTGCAACACCAAGGAGAACGCAAGCTGTATTGAAAATGGTGAAGGACAAATTTAAGAAACATGAGAGCActattaaagttttaaaacaGAAGAACAGGAGACTGTTGAAGAAAATTTCTACACTCGAGCAGCTAGTTACTTGCTTGAAGAGAAAGAATTTAATTAGTGCGGAAGCAGAGGAATCtcttttg AATGGAGCCACCCCAGTTGTAAGAGAActctttgaaaataatttaagaaagaaaagaaggaAGCAATACAGCCCTGAAATTAGATAA
- the LOC138128647 gene encoding uncharacterized protein isoform X2, which yields MGKQSCYLCLIHNSLKLQESWLNPPVFHGFPANVETRLHWTKICGLNEDVDNVTNLKICSKHFTAGDYVNINDHKFGGRRRLKSSAVPIAYNVASNEATANEQDMELELPVTPTLHEQDIKLEFPVTPTLHEQDIKLEFPVTPILHEQDIKLERPVTPLCIKRGKFVKTPRYIGDIASLHVATPRRTQAVLKMVKDKFKKHESTIKVLKQKNRRLLKKISTLEQLVTCLKRKNLISAEAEESLLVQNFNV from the exons ATGGGCAAACAGTCATGTTATTTGTGTTTGATTCACAACTCATTAAAACTTCAAGAATCATGGCTTAATCCACCAGTGTTCCATGG GTTCCCTGCAAATGTTGAAACTCGTTTACATTGGACAAAAATTTGTGGGTTAAatgaagatgtggataatgttACAAACCTAAAAATCTGCTCAAAACATTTCACAGCAGGAGATTATGTTAATATAAACGATCACAAATTTGGAGGTAGGAGGCGATTGAAGTCTTCAGCTGTTCCAATTGCATACAATGTTGCTTCAAATGAAGCAACAGCAA ATGAACAAGACATGGAATTAGAACTTCCTGTTACACCCACCTTACATGAGCAAGACATTAAATTAGAATTTCCTGTTACACCTACCTTACATGAACAAGACATTAAATTAGAATTTCCTGTTACACCTATCTTACATGAACAAGACATTAAATTAGAACGTCCTGTTACACCATTATGTATCAAGCgaggaaaatttgtaaagactCCTAGGTACATTGGTGATATAGCATCACTACATGTTGCAACACCAAGGAGAACGCAAGCTGTATTGAAAATGGTGAAGGACAAATTTAAGAAACATGAGAGCActattaaagttttaaaacaGAAGAACAGGAGACTGTTGAAGAAAATTTCTACACTCGAGCAGCTAGTTACTTGCTTGAAGAGAAAGAATTTAATTAGTGCGGAAGCAGAGGAATCtcttttggtacaaaattttaatgtttag